CCCTACGGGAGGGCAGTTCCCACACAaaccagtccaagctcttctccaTCCTGGCACCCCAaaggtggaaccagcttccccctgaagctaggacagcagagttccTGCCCATCTTCAAAAAACATCTGAAACTCTACCTCTTCAAACCGTATCTAAAATAatcctttctttaaaaaaaaaaacagaacttacACTTGACCCCCCCAGCTCTGACAGCTACATTGAGGAAAATGTTTACTTTCTATGCCTGTgaaatgtggttgtcccacctagctatcttaagttGCTCTGAATGCACTAACtgcaagttgctctggataagaatgtctgttaaatgacaaatgtaaaataaaataagtgTGAGATTAGGAAACATCTTGAGTATTTCAGAGATGTATCATGGCCTAATATGTTGGATAGGTTACAGAAGACAAAAATGCAAAAAGTGTCCCAGTTATTCCAAATTCACCCTACGTTATGTTGAAGAGGTTGTGTTTTGTGTATAACCTTGTATGTGGCCTCGTCCCTGTATGAGGGCAGGTTGTCTACAATGAGCTCCACCATCTTCTGCGCATCTCTACCGGCAGGGCTTATGAAGCTCCGGAAGCTCCCGCCGTGCTGCAGGAGCACACGTCCCCCCTCTGTGAGGACCCGGTGACGCTCCTCAAGCATGGGCATGGGCGTGTTGTTATCAGAGCGCAATACACGGCCCAACTCCTCAACACTCATCTGGGAGAAATAGGACGGTTCTGTGATGGGAATACCTATAGAGGGCATGGTATCTTGATTAGCTGCGTTCAGATGGACAATAGGTCATTGGAAATGTTACTGAAAATGTGTTAATTTTTAGAACAAGCAAGAGTGTAATTTACTTCAAAGGTTTTATCATGCATGCATTCTGCAAACGATAACAGTGTACAAGCAAACAGCACAAAGCAGTGTGTGTATGAGAGGACAGGCAGCCCTAGACAGAACAGATATAGGGCTGTAGCGCTCACCCTCTTCTAGGCTTGGGCGGTCTACTGTTTAACGGGGTATTTCGAAATACCGATATTTCTAATACCGTTTCATTTATTTattctttttttggggggttgggGAATCCCCGCCTCGCTAAGGGATTGTGTGCGACGCCACTGCAGGTTAAGTATAACTATAAGAAATCTAAGATGTGTTAAATAatatccagctcagggctccagctatgcatttggtttgctaacttccaagctaagtggctagatgtcaagatcaagcttcttggttacaggaGATACATTCATTCCCCTTCTGGATCAAGATTCTTGTTGCCTAAATTGTTTGTGTGTAAAGAAACATTTTATAGCGCCCCTTGTGTCCACTTCCGATAATACCATATGGTACAGAaacggtatgaaaatctggatattGTCCCTTCCTACCCTCTTCCATTGCTCTGGTGATGGCAGCACAGAGGGTCATGTAACCGTAGTAGGTGGTCCCACGGTACGTCACCTCACACTGCTGGTCCTCCCGTTCGGGCCAGAAGGAGAAGTTCATTGTGTCGACTACAAATACCCAGTTCAGGGCATGATCGGAGGTTGGGGAGGGGGCCAAGGGGTTGGCCTTCTTCCACCCACTGGCTGTGAGGTCCTCACTCTTCCGCAGGGCATAGAGCATCTCCGCTACCCTCCGCACGCCCTCCTCCTCCACAAACACATCCTGACTGTGTTCCACCACGAACCGGCCAGACTCACGGGGGGGCAGTGGGGCCTCCATCAGCACTGCAAATAAAAAGACCAGTCACATCATCTTCGATGTTCAATGTTACACTTCTCACCCCCTCGCTCTACATAAATAGGTACACCATACCACGACAAATTAAAATGTTCTCAAATAAAACTTAGAGACTGGGACATGACACCAGCATTGCATACATGGTAGTCTACTGTTCAAAACCACCTTCACTCTGCTATGTTTGTAAAaagaaaagggctttataaaaataCATTGGATTGACTGATGTTGAGTCACGCTCGCGCTTCCCTCTTTTTATGGGAAAAACAAATGTACATCTTTAATGGAAAAAGCACAACCCTGAATGACTCAAATGCTATATATAGCCCAGTATAATCCTATATAACTAATGCTGCGTTCATAACCATGTGGAAAGGTTGTATTTACTATACACACAACTTggaaaaatccacttgaacgCCCCTCCAACttgtaattactagtgggaaactcatggtgcgttcaagacaactggattcttcaggtcggaaagtctgaGCTTCAGATTTCTTTCCATGagatcccagttgtcttgaacgcattGAAGTCAAAAAGATTTCCCAGTTGTTTTGCGTGGGGCATCATCCATCCCTAAACTCAGAGACTTCTCCTACATGCTGACCTGACGTCACCTACTAGGGAAATTACCTTGATAACAGCATTTTCCACAGTTAAATGCAACAAAACACAATTTATAAAAAGCTATCTATGCACATGGTTAAaatttgtttacaagcatgatagctgtactttAGTTGATTGTTGACACAGCTTGTTGTccattagccaatcagcgtttGTCAACAAGTTCAAAACATGTGAATGCATCCAACTCGTATTTAGGACTTTACAACTGGCAATTACCACCTTTCCATTTGGTTATGAAGGCAGCATGAGTTCACTGTGACAAGGACAACGAGTAAACTGTCATAACTGGACTTCACGCAAGTAATGCCACGTTCAAATCAACTGGGAACTTGAAagaaaacgagctccgactgggaaaaatcgaTTTGAACGGTCATTCAACTCGGGATCTCGGGCCTCTTTTttgagctccgacctgaagatcactaacgtcatgatttgacctcgtatttttccgagttcccagttgctttgaacgCAGCAAAATTACCCTGCATGTGAAATGCGTCGTTACTGTTCATTCCACATGAGTTTCTACGTTCTATGTTGACTATACAGGCTACATTGTAACGTTACGCCTGTAATTTATATCGAATGTAATATTACTAGATTGTTTAATTTATCATTATCAGTTAAAGGTTCAACCGTTGTCCACgacgatacattttttttttttttaacatgaccAATTGTGTAGTTAGTTGGCCTTACCTGGACTTTAGGACTTGGCTGAAGTAGCGGCAGACAGAAAAAAAATGGGCGTGGAGCGATAGGTCTATATCCGGTGTCTGTCAACCAATTATATTAGAGCCAATGTCAGACGAATGCGGAAAAATAAAGAGGTAGCTTGTAACGATTTCCTCAGATCCGGTATCTTTGTTTCCGAGGACATTACAGTGCCAAAGGATATGCTGTGTCAGTTTGTTGTTCCTAATCCAAATGGACTCTTTCCGTAATTGTTTTgtgacctgttttttttttattcattagtTTAGTAATGGATTCGTTATTTTATCAGTAAAGTGAAACGAGATGTTGCTGTTTAGTTTGGCACCACATATCTGCTATTGCGCCACCACTACACATTTTTAAATAAAACCGTTCCTGTACTGCACATAGCCTAATAACAATTGATAATTCTTTATGACAACGTCCCACCCTGCAGCATCCTATTTAAACTGAGTCGGCAGATTCGGTCAGACAAGTGGCATAAACTTTATTTTCATAAGACAAGTCAGTTTCTCAAGCTACAGCGGGGCAAGGGTCAGGCGAAGGGGGATATCGACACATTAAGAAAATCATTAAGCATGATGGATTCTGGAGTATATGTAAAGTCTAACACTAGAGATACCATACATACACCTAACATTGTAAAATGGTATGACCACTTCTCCCGGATTGTCCCGGACAGTCCTGCGTTTTGCCTTTGTCCGGCACTTTAAAACAGCAACTTCAAACACCACTAGTTAAAATAAAAGGCTGATTTGTCCAATATTTCAGTTAGACATTCCAACCGGTCTCTTGCAGTCATGCGTTAAtgaatgtaaactcagcaaaaaaaagaaacgcccctttttcaggaccctgtctttcaaagatcatttgtaaaaatccaattaacttcagatcttcattgtaaaaggtttaaacaccgtttcccatgcttgttcaatgaaccataaacaattaatgaacatgcacctgttaagacactaacagcttacagacggtaggcaattaagatcacagttatgaaaacttaggacactaaagagccctttctactgattctgaaaaacaccaaaagatagatgcccagggttcctgctcatctgcgtgaacatgccttagtcatgctgcaaggaggcatgaggactgcagatattGCCATGGCCACAaattacaatgtccgtactgtgagatgcccaagacagcgctacagggagacaggacagacagctgattgtcctcgcagtggcagaccacgtgtaacaacacctgcacaggatcggtacatccgaacatcacacctgcgggacaggtacaggatggcaacaacaactgccagagttacaccaggaacacacaatctctccatcggtgctcagactgtccgcaataggctgagaggctggacggagggcttgtaggcctgtagtaaggcaggtcctcaccagacatcaccggcaaccatgtcgcctatgggcacaagccCACtaccgctggaccagacaggactggcaaaaagtgctcctcactgacgagtcacggttttgtctcacggtcggattctcgtttatcgtcgaaggaatgagtgttacaccgaggcctgtaatcTGGAGcaagatcgatttggaggtggagggtccgtcatggtctggggaggtgtgtcacagcatcatcggactgagcttgttgtcattgcaggctgtgttactgtgaagacatcctcctccctcatgtggtacccttccggCAGgcacatcctgacatgaccctccagcatgacaatgacaccagccatactgctcattctgtgcatgatttccggCAAGACAGGaaagtcagtgttctgccatggccaacgaagagcacggatctcaatcccattgagcatgtctgggacctgttggatcggagggtgagggctagggccattgccCCCAGAAATATCCAgggacttgcaggtgccttggtggaagagtggtgtaacatctcacagaaataactggcaaatctggtattccatgaggagatgcactgtagtacttaatccagatactgactgtacttttgattttgaccctttgttcagggacacattattcaatgtATGCTAGtcgcatgtctgtggaacttgttcagtttatgtctcagatgttgaatcttatgttcatacaaatatttacacgttaagtttgcagaaaataaacagttgacagtgagagtttATGTATAGTACCAGCCAAATGTTTGGACgcacctactcattacagggtttttataaatgtatactattttctacattgtagaataatgaggacataactatgaaataacacatggaatcatgtagtaaccaagtgttaaacaaatcaaaatacattttatatttgagattcaatGCAGCCACCCAATGCCTTGACatctttgcacgctcttggcattctctcaaccagcttcatgaggtagtcacttggaatgccgttcaattaacaggtgtgccttgttaaaagttaatttgtggaatttcttaatgcgtttgagccaatcagttgtgttgtgacatggtaggggtggtatacagaagatggtcttttaccaaatagggctaagtccataatatggcaagaacagctcaaataagcaaagagaaacaactgtCCATATCTACTTTAAgacaaaggtcagtcaatctggaaaaagtcaagaactttgaaagtttctagTGCCGTCGCAAAAACCACCGAGCACTATGataaaactgtctctcatgacgACCCCCACTGAAGAcacccagaggtacctctgctgcagaggataagttcattagagttaccagcctcagaaattacagcccaaataaatgcttcagagttcaagtatcagacatctcaacatcaactgttcagaggagaccgcatgaaatcaggccttcatggtcaaaatgctgcaaagaaaccactactaaaaggacaccaatgagaagaagagacttgcttgggacaagaaacacgagcaatggacattagaaaggtggaaatctgtcctttcgtctgatgcccaaatgtgatatttctggttccaaccgctgtctcTTTGTaaaacgcagagtaggtgaacggatgatttccgtgtgtgtggttcccaactgtgaagcatggaggtggtggtgtgatggtgctttgctggtgacaccgtctgtgatttatatagaattcaaagcacacttaaacagcatggctaccccagcattctacagcgatacaccatcccatctggtttgcgctttgtgggaccatcattggtttttcaacaggacaatgaccgaaacacctccgggctgtgtaagggctatttgaccaagaaggaga
The genomic region above belongs to Oncorhynchus mykiss isolate Arlee chromosome 6, USDA_OmykA_1.1, whole genome shotgun sequence and contains:
- the c6h9orf64 gene encoding queuosine salvage protein → MEAPLPPRESGRFVVEHSQDVFVEEEGVRRVAEMLYALRKSEDLTASGWKKANPLAPSPTSDHALNWVFVVDTMNFSFWPEREDQQCEVTYRGTTYYGYMTLCAAITRAMEEGIPITEPSYFSQMSVEELGRVLRSDNNTPMPMLEERHRVLTEGGRVLLQHGGSFRSFISPAGRDAQKMVELIVDNLPSYRDEATYKGKRISLYKRAQILVADFWGIMEARVEGDMPNLDILTMFADYRVPQALVHLGALRYSDTLMETLRNGELLSSGDRREVEIRGCSIWCVEKIKAHLWSLVEDRDGQSCNINSAIIDFYLWPYAKQHHKEMAHIPIHHTRCIYY